A stretch of DNA from Streptomyces venezuelae:
CCGGATGCGGATGCGGAAGCGGTGCCGGATGCGGATGCGGATGGTGCGGTCATGCGCGGGCGCTCAGCGGACGCAGGTCGGTCCAGACCGCCTCGATGCGGTCCAGGCACTCCTGGCGGGTACCGGTGGTGCCCTCGGCCCGCCAGCCGGGCGGGAGCGCCCGGTCCACGGGCCACAGTGAGTACTGTTCCTCGTCGTTCACCACGACCTGGTGGGCGGTGTCCACAGTGGTTTCGCTCATCGTGCGGGCTCCTCGGGGGAAGAAGGGGTGGGAAGGTCCAGGACCTCGCGCAGCAGGGCGAGGTAGTCGTCCGCGATCCGGCGGGCGGTGGCCGCCTCGAAGAGATCGGTGCTGTACTCCAGGAAGCCGCGGAGCCGGTCGCCGTCCCGGCCGAGCTCCAGTTCCAGGTCGAACTTGCTGCTGCCGGCCGGGATGTCCCAGGGCGTGCAGTGCAGTCCGTCGAGCGCGAGGGCGTCCTCCTCGAAGTCCTGGAAGCTGAACATCACCTGGAAGACGGGGGTACGGGACAGATCGCGGGGCGGCCTCAGCTCGTCCACCACGTGCTCGAAGGGGACATGGCCGTCCTGGTAGGCGTCCAGGGCCCGGCCGCGTACCCGCCGCAGCAGTTCCGGCACGTCCGGCCCGCGGCCCGGCACGTCCGGCCCGCGGCCCGACGGGTCCGGCCCGCCGCCCGACAGGTCCAGGCGCAGCACCACCGTGTTGGTGAACAGCCCGATCAGGGCCTCTTCCTCGGGACCGGCGCGGCCGGAGACGGGGGTGCCGATGCTGAGGTCCGGCCCGGCGCCGCGCCGGTGCAGGAGCATCGCGAACACCGTCAGCAGCAGCATGTAGGGGGTGACCCGGTGGCGGCCGGCGGCCGCCCGCACCGCGGCGGCGACCTCGGCGGGGACGACGACCTCGGCCCGGCCGCCGCGGGTGGTACGGATCGCCGGCCGGGGGCGGTCGGTGGACAGCCGCAGCGGCTCCGCCCCCGCCAGCACGGCCCGCCGGCGCTCCAGCGCCTGCCGGGCGGCGGCGGAACCGGCCCGCGCGGCACGGTCGAGGACGGTGTCGGCGTACTGGAGCGGCAGCGCCGGCAGGGCCTCCCCGGGGCGCTGTCCGTGCAGCACGGCCCGGTACAGCGCGGCCAGTTCCCCGCCCAGCACCTCCAGCGACAGCCCGTCGCAGCAGATGTGGTGCAGCGAGCAGACCAGCAGATGGTCCTCGGGGCCCAGCCGGATGAGCAGGGTGCGCCAGGGGTCCTCGCCGGCCAGGTCGAAGGGGCGCAGGGCGGCGCGGGCCGCGGTCCCGGCGGCGCGCGCCGGGTCCGCGGAGAGGTCCAGCTGCCGCAGCCGGGCCGGGCGGTGCCGCAGCACCGTCTGGAGTGGCTCGCCGTCCGCCCCCTGGCCGATCCGGGTGCGCAGGGTCTCGTGGCGTTCGGCCAGCGCGTTCAGGGCACCCTCCAGGGCGGCGGTGTCCAGCGGCCCGCGCAGCCGGTGCGCGTACGGCAGGACGTACTCGGCGGAGGGGCCGGTGAGCTGGTCGAGGAACCAGAGGCTGTGCTGGGCGGGGGCGAGCGGGGCCACCCGCTCGATGCCGGCCGGGGCCGCCGTCCTCACGTGGTGGCCAGCCATTCCAGTACGGCCATCGCGCCCGCGGCCTTCATCCGCGCCTGCGTCCAGGCCAGCGAGGACTTGCCGTCCAGCACCTCCCCGGAGACCTCCTCGCCCCGGTGGGCGGGCAGATCGTGCAGGAACACCGCGTCGGGCAGGCGGTCCATCAGGTCGGCGCCGACGTGGAAGGGCCGGAAGGCGTCCCGCCAGTGCGGGTCCGGTTTGCTGCTGCCGGTGGTCTGCCAGCGCGAGGTGTAGACGGCGTGGATGTCACCGGATCCGCCGGCGCCCCGGGCCGCCTCGGGTACCCCGGCCATGTCGTGCACTTCGGTGACGGAGCCGTGGTGCCGGGCGGCGGTGGCCGCGGTCTCGGCGAGGACGGCCGGTGGCAGCCCGTAGCCGGCCGGGGAGGCGAACACCGCGTGGCAGCCGGGCTGCCGGGAGAGCACCCGGGCGAGCGCGACGGCCGTGTTGTTGCCCTCGCCGACGTACAGCACGCGGATGCCGTCGAGGCCGCCGAAGTGGTGGATCAGGGTGGCCAGGTCGGCCAGGCCCTGGGTCGGGTGCTCCTCGGCGGACATCGCGTTGACCACGGGGAGTTCGCCGCCGCCGGAGAGCTCGCGCAGCTCCTGCATCGGGCCGGCGGTACGGACGACGAGCAGATCGAGCATCCCGGCGAGCATCCGGCCGGTGTCGGCGGCGGACTCCCCCGTGTTGGTCTGGAGGTCCGCGGGACCGAAGGCCAACGGCGCGCCGCCCAGCCGGATGGCGGCGGTGGTGAAGGCCGTGCGGGTGCGGGTGGAGGTCTTGGTGAAGAGGAGCCCGGTGACCAGCCCTGTCAGCGGGCTGGTGTGGGCGGCCCGGTCGGTGTGGAGCTCGATGGTCCTGCGCACGATGCGCTGGATGCTGTCGTCGTCGAGATCGGCCAGCGAGTACAGGCCGCGGTGGCTGTTGACCGGGCCGTTGATCGGGTTGTTCATCGGTCGGCTCCCAGGAGGTCGAGGCGGGTGCCGAGGCCCTCGGCGGCGGCCCGGGCGTACACCCGGGCCAGCAGGCCGACGTCGAGTACGGCCATTCCGAAGGGGTTGCTGACGACGATCCCGTCGCCGGGGCGTTCGGCGGGCACGGCTCCGGTGAGGACCTCACCGAGGCTGCCCCGGATGACCGTGGCGCCCGGCTGCGCGCCCGCCGGCTTCGTGGCGCCGCCGGGGGCCAGCACCCGGCCCTCCCCCAGCAGCCGGCCCAGCACCCGGCGCGGGTTCTCGCGGATCAGCTCGACGTCGTCGACGTACAGGGCCTGGGCCCGGTCGAACACCTCGGGCAGCAGGTCGTCCAGGGACACATGGGCCACGAACGTGCCGGGCCGCAGATCCTCCGGGGCGAGATAGCCAGTGTCGGTGATGGTGAGGGTGACGACGACGGTGCTCGCCGCCGCAGCCTCGGCGGCCCGGGCGTACGGGGTCACCGTGAAGGGGAGTCCGCGCTGTCCCGCCCAGGCGGCGAACGCAGCCGCGCGCTCCGGCAGCAGGTCGTGGACGTGCAGGGCCCGGACGGCGGGGAAGTACCGGGCCAGCAGCTCGGCATGGGTGCGGGCCTGGGCACCGCAGCCGATGAGGCTCACCGCCTCGAAGTGCTCCGGACCGAGGTGGCGCAGGCTCGACATGGTGTAGGCGCCGGTGCGCAGGGCGGAGAGGTAGGCGGCCTCGGCCAGGACGGCCGGGCGTGCGGTCTCCGGGTCGAAGAGGAAACTGACGCCGCCTGCACGGTCCCGGCCGGCGGCGGGGTTGGAGGTGGCGGCGTTGATCAGCTTCATGCCGTACGCCGTCGGGGCGGCCGGATCGGCGCCGCCGACCGAGCCGAGCATGGCGATGGAACGGCAGTACGCCTCCTGGGAGTTGGTCCACGGCAGGTAGCCCTCGGCGGGCAGTTCGGTGCGGCCTGCGGCATGGGCGCGCAGGACGTCCTCGACGGCCGTCACGGGGTCGATGCCGGCGGCACAGGCGCGCACGGCCGCCCGGTCCAGGAACAGGAGCTGTTCCGTCCCGGCCGAGGGCGCGGTCGCGGGCGCGGTGGTGGTGGTCATGTGGTGCTGGTCCTCTCCGTTGCAGGCAGGTCGTTGCGTACGGGCGGGGGCGGACGGGTCAGAGGTCTGTGCGCAGATGGCCCGCGATCAGGTGCAGCAGCGCCTCGTCCGCGCCCCCGGCCAGGCCGGACGCGCGCGCGTCGCGGTAGGCCCGCTCGGCCGCGCTGCCGTCCATGTAGCCCGCTGCGCCGTGCAGTTGGAGCCGCAGATCGGCGGTCTCGCGCTCCAGCCGGCCGGCCCGCAGCTTGGCGATGCTCGCCTGTCGCAGGGCGGGAGCCCCCTCGTCCAGCAACCGGAACACCGCGCCGGTGTACTCCTCGACCAGCGCCAGCTCCGCGTCGAGCTCGGCCAGGCGGAAGGCGATCGCCTGGTGGTCCACCAGGGGCTTGCCGAGTACGGTGTGGCCGCGGGCATGGCCGGTGACCTGGCGCAGGGCCGCTTCGGTCCGGGCCGTGGAGACCGCCGCGAGGAAGGCCCGCTCACGGGTGAAGACCCGGGTCAGCAGCTCGTATCCGGCACCGGGCTTGCCCAGCAGGTTCTCCTCGGGCACCAGCACATCGGTGAAGGTCAGCGTGCCGTGGTCGCAGGACCGGTGGCCGAGCTTCCCGGTATGCCGGTCCTGGCGCACGCCCGGGAGCCCGGTGGGAACCAGCAGCAGGGTCAGCGAATCGAGCCCGGTCGACGCCGTGGGCCCGGTGCCACCGTCCGCCTCGACCAGATGGCAGAGCACGACGGCGAAGTCGGCCACCGAACCGTGGGTCAGGTAGGCCTTGCCGCCGTTCAGCCGGATGCCTTCCGCGGTCCGGACGGCCGTGGTGCGCAGGGCGGCCAGGTCCGAGCCGCCGCCCGGTTCGGTGGCGGCCAGGGTCGCGACCAGTTCGCCGCGTACCGCGGGCCGCAGGAACTCCGTACGGACCGCCGTCCCGCCCGCCTCGGCGAGCAGCGGCAGCACGATGTCGGTCTGTACCGACAGGCTCATGGCCGGTGAGCCGGCCGGGAGTCGGCCCAGCTCCTGCGCCCAGACGTAGGAGTAGCCCAGGTCGAGGCCGAGGCCGCCGTCGCCCTCGGGCAGGGTCAGGCCGAGCAGGCCCTCCTCGCCGAGTGCCCGGCACAGCTCGTGCGTGGGCATCCGGCCCGCGCTCTCCCACGCGTCCAGCCCGGGGAGGAAGAGGCGCTCCAGTACGGCGCGCACCGAGTCGCGGAACAGTTCGTGCTGCCGGTTCAGCCTCATGACACACCTCCGGCCACCGCACGGGTGACGTTGTCGAGGGCGAGCAGGTACTGCTCGGCCCAGGCCCGTACGGTCGGGCGGCGGAACAGCGAGGGACGGTAGGTGACGGTGAGGGTCTGCTGCCGGGCTCCGCTGCCGCCGCCGGTGAGGCTGAACGCGAGGTCCAGCTTGCTCTGGCGTTCGGCGGGGTCGTGTTCCACCCACCGGAAGCCGAGCCCGGGACCGGGACCGGGCGACTCGGCGAAGTCCTGGACGGCCAGGGACACCCTGGCGAGCGGCATCCGGGTGCCGTCGCGGGGCACTCCGAGCCTGCCGACGAGCCGGTCGAAGGGGTAGGTCTGGCAGTCCAGCACCTCGGCGACCTCCGCCCTGGCCCGGGCGAGGAGGGTGTGGACGTCGGTGACCCCGGCCAGCCGGATCCGGGCGAGCGCCGTGTTGACGAACAGGCCGACGGTGCCCTCGTCCTCGGGGCGCACGCGGCCGGCGACCGGTACGGCGACGACCAGGTCGTCGGCGCCGCTGACCCGGCGCAGCAGTACGGCCAGGGCGGCCAGGGCGAGGGTCAGCCGGGTGTGGCCGCCCTCGGTACCGGCCCGGGCGAGCGCGGCGGTGAGGGAGGCGGGCAACGGCACCGAGACGTCGTCGCCGTCGGCGTGTTCGTCGACCGGTACGGGGTCGGCGGGCAGCGGCAGCGGTTCCGGCCGGCCCGCGAAGCGGCCGGCGACCCGGTCGGCGAGTGCGGGCCAGCGGGCCGACTCCGTCTCGCGCTCCCAGCGGACGTGTTCGGCGAAACGGGACGGGGAGGGGCCGGGGCCCGGTTCGCCCGCCCTGACTCGGCGGTAGGCCTCCAGGAAGTCGTCCAGGAGGATCGCCAGGCTCCAGCCGTCGCAGACGATGTGGTGCACGACCAGTTCGAGCCGGAACCGCGCCGGGGCGGTACGCAGCAGTGCGACGCGGGACAGCGGCCCGCTGCCCAGCGGGAGCGGGGTGCGGTGCAGCAGCCGGATCCGCTCCTCGACGACCCGGGTGCGCACGGCTTCGGGGAAGCGGACGGTGTCCAGGAAGGTGAACTCGGTCAGCGGTTCGCCCTCGACGACCTGGAGGGGCTCCTCGCTCCCGTCCGCGGGCGGTTCGAACCGGGTGCGCAGTGCCTCGTGCCGGCGGGCCACCCGGTGCCATGCGGTGCGGGCCACGATCGGGTCGAACTCGCCCGTCACCTCCAGGGAGACGGTGACGAGGTGGTCCAGCCGGTCCGGGTCGACATCGTGCAGCAGCCAGATGCGGCGCTGCGCGGCGGAGAGCGGATACCGGTGCGGATCCGGGTGCGGGTGCGGGTGCGTGACGCCGACGGCATCCGTGGTGGCATCGGCGGCGGCATCGGCGGCGACCGGGCCGGCGGGCGCGGCCACGGGCACGGGCTCGGGCTCGGGCCGGTCCGCCGCCAGATGGCCGGCGAGTGCCTGCGCCGTCGGGTGGTCGAGCACCGCGGTCACCGGGACCCGGCGGCCCAGGGCACGGCCCAGCCGCCCCGCGACGCGGACGGCGAGCAGTGAATTCCCGCCGAGGGAGAAGAAGTTGGCCTGCGGGTCGACCTGCGGCAGGTCCAGCACCTCCCGCAGGACGGTGGTCGTGGCATCCAGCAGGCCGGTCACGGCACCATGGCCGGGTCCGGCTCCGGGTCCGGGTCCGGGTCCGGCCACGAGGGCCGTCGGCCCGCCGTCCGGGGTTGCGGTCATCGGTTCGCTCCTCGTATCGCATCGCGCAGGTCCCGGCCCAGCTCGGTGAGGAGCCGATCTCGCTGCTCCCGGAGGTAGAAGTGGCCGCCGGGGTAGTCGCGCCGGGTGCTGCCGCCGCGGGTCAGGGCCGCCCAGCCGGCGTGGGTACGGGCCGAGACGGTGGGGTCCGCCTCCCCCGCGAGCACCACGAAGGGCGTGGCCGACGGGGGTTGCCGCCCGGCCCGGTCCGCGTACGGGCGGTAGGCGTCGTGCAGCCGGAGGTCGGCGTCCAGCGGCCGGAGCACCCACTCGCGCCATTCGGGGTCTTCGAGCAGCTCTGCGGTCGCCGCGTTGTCGAGCCCTCGTACGAAGTCCAGCAGTTCCGCCGTGCTGCGGGGCGGCCGGACCTCCGCCGGCATCTCCTGCGGCGCCCGGTGTGCGGAGGCGGCGAAGAGCACCGGCGCGGGCCGGCCGCGGCGTTGCAGCTCGCGCAGCAGTTCGTAGCCGGTCAGCGCGCCCATGCTGTGGCCGAACACCGCCAGCGGCCGGTCCGCCAGGCCGTCGAGGGAGTCGGCGATCGAGGTGATCAGCTCGGTCCAGTCGGTGACCGGCTCCTCCTCGAAGCGGTCCTCGCGGCCCGGGAGGCGTACGGCCACGGGCTCGAACCCGCCCAGCGGGTACTGTTCCCAGCCCGCGTAGCTCAGGGCGCCGCCGCCCGCGTAGGGCAGGCAGAGCAGCACCGGGCCGGTCCCCTCGCGCCAGTGGCCGGCGCACGGGCGCAGCCACCGGGTGTCGGTCGCCTCGCTCATGCCGCGCCACCTCCGGCCGGCCCGGCGCCCGCGACCTCGGCCAGGGCGGTCCGCCACAGCGGTACGAGTTCCCGGAGGGCGGCTTCCGGCAGGTCCCAGCCGATCAGCCGGAGGGCCGGCCGGGCGGCGTCCGCCACGCAGGTGAACTGGACGGCCCCCGACAGCGCGGGGTCCGGGGCGGTGGGGCTGTCGTGTTCGGTCAGCCGTCCGCCGGTGCCCGGCACCGCGGTGCCCCGACCGGTGCGGTCCGCCTCCGGCTCCACCGCGATCAGGAAGGAGCCGGTGAGCGGTTCGCGCCGGCCGGGCCAGTTGCCGGCGAGGCCCGGGCAGTGCATCAGCAGGGCCGCCGACCAGTGGGCGGCCGGGTCCGCGTGCTCGGCCCAGCCGGCGGCGGCCGAGCGGAGTGCCCCCGCCGCGCCGCCGTTGGCGCCGTTGGTGCCGTTGGTGCCGTCCGTCCCGTCGTCCGGGGTGACCAGCAGCGGGACCACGTCCGAGAGATTGGCCACCGCATCCCCGGCGCCGGCCTGCCGGGGCAGGCTCAGCGGTACGGTCGGCAGCCCCAGCCAGCGGTGCACGGCCAGCGCCGCCGCCGCGACCAGCCGCGGTTCCCACTCCCCCGGCGCGCCGCCGGTCAGCGGCGCGGGCAGCTCGCCCGCGTCCACCTCGGTGACCGTCCCGTGCGGGGTGAGCCGGGGGGCGAGGCGCCGCTGCGCCTGCCGTTCGGCCTCCATGAAGGCATTCAGATGGGCTACGGGGCGCATGGCGCGGGCCTGCCCGGACAGCTCGGCCAGCTGCTCGGCGAGCGGAACCGGTGCCGCGGGCGGCGCGCCGAGCCCCAGTTCGGCGGCGAGTTCCGCGGTGATCCGGCGCAGTGCGTTGCCGTCCACGAGCAGGTGCCGCACGGCGAGCAGCAGCTTGGCCCCGGTGGGCAGCCGCAGCAGCGCGGCGCTGACCGGCAGCCCGCGGCGCAGCCCGGTGCGGGCGGTGAGCAGCGGACGGACCCGGTCGACCAGGGTGAGGCTGTCCCCGTCCAGGACCGGCAGGTCGAAGTGGACCACGCGCAGGGCGCGCAGCCGCAGCCGGGCCTGGCCGGTGTCGAGGCGGGCCCTGAGCATCGGGTGGCGTGCGACGACCTCGGCGAGCGCGCGGCGTACCGCTTCGGGGTCGATGTCCCGGGGCAGCCCAAGGGTGAGCACCGCGTGGTCGCCGACGTCCTCGGTGTCCCCGCCGAGCAGGGCCAGTGAGGTGGCCGGGGGCAGGTCGAGGGCGCGGCCCGGGTCGTCGGCCAGTTCGTGGCGGGGCTCGGGCAGCAACGGGGTCCCGCTGTCGCCGCCCTCGCCGCCGCCCTCGCCCCGGTCGTCACGGCCGCCGGCGGCGGTCTCGTGACCGGCCGGGCCGGAGAGGCCTCCGGTGGGGGCATGGCTGGTGGCGCCGCTGGTGCCGCCGGTGGTGGCCCGTTCGGCGAGGGCCCGGACAGTGCGGGCCTGGAGGAGGTCCGCGGCCCGCAGGGTCACGCCCTTCTCCCGCAGCAGCGCGACCACCCGGAAGGCGAGCAGTGAGGAGCCGCCGTGCCCGAAGAAGTCCTCGTCGGCGCCGACCCGGGGTACTCCGAGCACCTCCGCCCAGGCGGCGGCGATCGCCGTCTCCACGGGCCCCTGCGG
This window harbors:
- a CDS encoding thioesterase II family protein yields the protein MSEATDTRWLRPCAGHWREGTGPVLLCLPYAGGGALSYAGWEQYPLGGFEPVAVRLPGREDRFEEEPVTDWTELITSIADSLDGLADRPLAVFGHSMGALTGYELLRELQRRGRPAPVLFAASAHRAPQEMPAEVRPPRSTAELLDFVRGLDNAATAELLEDPEWREWVLRPLDADLRLHDAYRPYADRAGRQPPSATPFVVLAGEADPTVSARTHAGWAALTRGGSTRRDYPGGHFYLREQRDRLLTELGRDLRDAIRGANR
- a CDS encoding ornithine carbamoyltransferase; this encodes MNNPINGPVNSHRGLYSLADLDDDSIQRIVRRTIELHTDRAAHTSPLTGLVTGLLFTKTSTRTRTAFTTAAIRLGGAPLAFGPADLQTNTGESAADTGRMLAGMLDLLVVRTAGPMQELRELSGGGELPVVNAMSAEEHPTQGLADLATLIHHFGGLDGIRVLYVGEGNNTAVALARVLSRQPGCHAVFASPAGYGLPPAVLAETAATAARHHGSVTEVHDMAGVPEAARGAGGSGDIHAVYTSRWQTTGSSKPDPHWRDAFRPFHVGADLMDRLPDAVFLHDLPAHRGEEVSGEVLDGKSSLAWTQARMKAAGAMAVLEWLATT
- a CDS encoding condensation domain-containing protein; amino-acid sequence: MAGHHVRTAAPAGIERVAPLAPAQHSLWFLDQLTGPSAEYVLPYAHRLRGPLDTAALEGALNALAERHETLRTRIGQGADGEPLQTVLRHRPARLRQLDLSADPARAAGTAARAALRPFDLAGEDPWRTLLIRLGPEDHLLVCSLHHICCDGLSLEVLGGELAALYRAVLHGQRPGEALPALPLQYADTVLDRAARAGSAAARQALERRRAVLAGAEPLRLSTDRPRPAIRTTRGGRAEVVVPAEVAAAVRAAAGRHRVTPYMLLLTVFAMLLHRRGAGPDLSIGTPVSGRAGPEEEALIGLFTNTVVLRLDLSGGGPDPSGRGPDVPGRGPDVPELLRRVRGRALDAYQDGHVPFEHVVDELRPPRDLSRTPVFQVMFSFQDFEEDALALDGLHCTPWDIPAGSSKFDLELELGRDGDRLRGFLEYSTDLFEAATARRIADDYLALLREVLDLPTPSSPEEPAR
- a CDS encoding ornithine cyclodeaminase family protein encodes the protein MTTTTAPATAPSAGTEQLLFLDRAAVRACAAGIDPVTAVEDVLRAHAAGRTELPAEGYLPWTNSQEAYCRSIAMLGSVGGADPAAPTAYGMKLINAATSNPAAGRDRAGGVSFLFDPETARPAVLAEAAYLSALRTGAYTMSSLRHLGPEHFEAVSLIGCGAQARTHAELLARYFPAVRALHVHDLLPERAAAFAAWAGQRGLPFTVTPYARAAEAAAASTVVVTLTITDTGYLAPEDLRPGTFVAHVSLDDLLPEVFDRAQALYVDDVELIRENPRRVLGRLLGEGRVLAPGGATKPAGAQPGATVIRGSLGEVLTGAVPAERPGDGIVVSNPFGMAVLDVGLLARVYARAAAEGLGTRLDLLGADR
- a CDS encoding condensation domain-containing protein, translated to MTATPDGGPTALVAGPGPGPGAGPGHGAVTGLLDATTTVLREVLDLPQVDPQANFFSLGGNSLLAVRVAGRLGRALGRRVPVTAVLDHPTAQALAGHLAADRPEPEPVPVAAPAGPVAADAAADATTDAVGVTHPHPHPDPHRYPLSAAQRRIWLLHDVDPDRLDHLVTVSLEVTGEFDPIVARTAWHRVARRHEALRTRFEPPADGSEEPLQVVEGEPLTEFTFLDTVRFPEAVRTRVVEERIRLLHRTPLPLGSGPLSRVALLRTAPARFRLELVVHHIVCDGWSLAILLDDFLEAYRRVRAGEPGPGPSPSRFAEHVRWERETESARWPALADRVAGRFAGRPEPLPLPADPVPVDEHADGDDVSVPLPASLTAALARAGTEGGHTRLTLALAALAVLLRRVSGADDLVVAVPVAGRVRPEDEGTVGLFVNTALARIRLAGVTDVHTLLARARAEVAEVLDCQTYPFDRLVGRLGVPRDGTRMPLARVSLAVQDFAESPGPGPGLGFRWVEHDPAERQSKLDLAFSLTGGGSGARQQTLTVTYRPSLFRRPTVRAWAEQYLLALDNVTRAVAGGVS
- a CDS encoding acyl-CoA dehydrogenase family protein codes for the protein MRLNRQHELFRDSVRAVLERLFLPGLDAWESAGRMPTHELCRALGEEGLLGLTLPEGDGGLGLDLGYSYVWAQELGRLPAGSPAMSLSVQTDIVLPLLAEAGGTAVRTEFLRPAVRGELVATLAATEPGGGSDLAALRTTAVRTAEGIRLNGGKAYLTHGSVADFAVVLCHLVEADGGTGPTASTGLDSLTLLLVPTGLPGVRQDRHTGKLGHRSCDHGTLTFTDVLVPEENLLGKPGAGYELLTRVFTRERAFLAAVSTARTEAALRQVTGHARGHTVLGKPLVDHQAIAFRLAELDAELALVEEYTGAVFRLLDEGAPALRQASIAKLRAGRLERETADLRLQLHGAAGYMDGSAAERAYRDARASGLAGGADEALLHLIAGHLRTDL
- a CDS encoding MbtH family protein, coding for MSETTVDTAHQVVVNDEEQYSLWPVDRALPPGWRAEGTTGTRQECLDRIEAVWTDLRPLSARA